The following are encoded together in the Apus apus isolate bApuApu2 chromosome 7, bApuApu2.pri.cur, whole genome shotgun sequence genome:
- the SCYL3 gene encoding protein-associating with the carboxyl-terminal domain of ezrin, with protein sequence MGSENSALKSCTLEEPPFTLPTGHAIYPAVLQDGKLASVFVYKRENEDKVNKAAKHLKTLRHPCLLRFLSCAVEANGIHLVTERVKPLEMVLETLSSAEICAGIYDVLLALIFLHERGNLTHNNVCLSSVFVSEDGHWKLGGMETVCNFDEATPEFLCHVKSVRDQSCIPCEETSADFKILPNSYGHARDAYAFGTMVENLLTVLNDQVSADILSSFQQTLHCTLLNPDPKCRPPLSSLLCHEFFRNDFLEVVNFLKTLTLKSEEEKTEFFKFLLDRVAGLSEELIASRLVPLLLNQLVFAEPVAVKSFLPHLLGPKKEQTGESQNSCLLSPALFQTHVIPVLLKLFEVHEEHVRMVLLSHIHAYAELFTREELKNIILPQVLLGLRDTSDAIVAITLHSLAVLVSLLGPEVVVGGERTKIFKSSAPSFMKTADLSPEDSPSHVVSNQRNQTSRPLKNSSSVFPSSGNTPVKKLSVRQDNPLALKTGKQDTQSPLNRIPGSVTTLRSSGSSLTTSEKPAEEWPDWSEPEETDTEKTVNIQIQPQEPQGSVGPYFPEHDVDEKPWDDFEPSSPSPELSSGNCLTVTQTDAVEMPRPLPGTHQLSKEFKSLRLSPPTKSCPRNSWSSDKWDHQEQLGETVLPKTTFQERLKSSSESGLGEEFTIKVKRKPVQDPELDWFADMIPDIKPSSAILVLPEKRTEAVPSNSSAVSSRDGASQNVLFSSKFAAADVIEAEAAGWGEEEELNWEDDTNW encoded by the exons ATGGGCTCGGAAAACAGCGCTTTGAAGAGCTGCACACTAGAGGAGCCGCCGTTCACGCTGCCGACGGGACACGCCATTTATCCGGCCGTGCTGCAGGATGGAAAACTTGCTTCAGTCTTCGTGTACAAGAGAGAGAACGAGGATAAGGTCAATAAAGCTGCCAAG CACCTGAAAACCTTGCGCCACCCTTGCCTTCTGCGCTTCCTCTCTTGTGCTGTGGAAGCAAATGGGATCCACCTGGTTACAGAACGTGTGAAGCCTTTGGAGATGGTCCTGGAGACACTCTCTTCTGCAGAAATCTGTGCAGGGATCTACGACGTGTTGCTGGCACTCATCTTCCTCCATGAGAGG gGAAACCTAACACATAACAATGTCTGTTTATCATCCGTGTTTGTGAGCGAGGATGGACATTGGAAGCTGGGAGGAATGGAGACAGTTTGTAACTTCGATGAAGCCACCCCAGAG TTCCTCTGCCATGTCAAGTCAGTACGAGACCAGTCGTGCATCCCTTGTGAGGAGACG tctgcagattttaaaattctgccCAACAGCTACGGGCACGCCAGGGATGCCTACGCCTTTGGAACAATGGTTGAAAATCTCCTGACGGTCCTAAATGACCAGG TTTCAGCAGATATTCTCTCCAGCTTTCAGCAAACCTTGCACTGTACACTGCTGAATCCAGATCCAAAGTGTCGGCCGCCTCTGTCGAGCTTATTGTGTCACGAGTTCTTCAG GAATGATTTTCTGGAAGTTGTGAACTTTCTGAAGACCTTAACACTGAagtctgaggaggaaaaaactgaatttttcaa ATTCCTGCTGGACAGGGTGGCTGGCTTGTCAGAGGAGCTGATAGCGTCCCGACTGGTGCCTCTTCTACTCAATCAGCTCGTGTTTGCAGAACCTGTAGCTGTCAAGAGTTTTCTTCCTCATCTGCTGGGTCCAAAGAAAG AGCAAACTGGAGAAAGCCAGAACAGCTGCCTCCTGTCTCCAGCCTTGTTCCAGACACATGTCattcctgtgctgctgaagcTATTTGAGGTTCACGAGGAGCACGTTCGAATGGTGTTGCTGTCTCACATTCATGCCTACGCAGAACTCTTCACGCGGGAGGAGTTGAAAAACATCATATTGCCACAG GTATTGCTGGGCCTCCGAGATACCAGTGACGCCATTGTTGCCATAACACTGCACAGCTTGGCGGTTCTCGTCTCCCTGCTGGGACCTGAAGTAGTTGTAGGTGGAGAAAGAacaaagattttcaaaagctcTGCACCAAGTTTCATGAAGACTGCTGATCTCTCCCCAGAAG ACTCCCCCAGTCATGTCGTAAGCAATCAGAGAAATCAAACCTCTCGGCCCTTGAAGAACAGCTCTAGTGTGTTCCCCAGCTCTGGAAACACACCTGTCAAGAAGCTTTCTGTGCGACAAGACAATCCACTGGCTTTAAAGACAG GTAAGCAAGATACTCAGTCCCCCCTAAACAGAATTCCTGGAAGCGTTACTACATTGAGGAGCAGCGGGAGCTCTTTGACTACCTCTGAAAAGCCAGCAGAGGAGTGGCCAGACTGGAGTGAGCCAGAGGAGACTGACACTGAGAAAACTGTGAACATTCAAATTCAGCCCCAAGAGCCACAGGGCAGTGTGGGACCTTATTTTCCTGAACATGATGTGGATGAGAAGCCTTGGGATGACTTtgagcccagcagccccagtcCTGAACTGTCCTCAGGAAACTGTCTCACTGTGACACAAACTGATGCAGTTGAAATGCCAAGGCCTCTGCCAGGTACCCATCAACTGAGCAAAGAATTCAAAAGCCTCAGACTGAGTCCCCCCACAAAATCCTGCCCCAGGAACAGCTGGAGCAGTGATAAGTGGGACCACCAGGAACAACTGGGAGAAACTGTGCTGCCAAAAACAACCTTTCAGGAAAGGTTGAAGTCTTCATCAGAGTCTGGCCTAGGAGAAGAATTCACGATCAAAGTGAAGCGGAAACCTGTGCAAGACCCTGAGCTGGACTGGTTTGCTGACATGATCCCAGACATTAAACCCTCTTCAGCTATCTTGGTTTTACCTGAAAAGAGGACAGAAGCAGTTCCCAGTAACTCCAGTGCAGTATCCAGCAGAGATGGTGCCTCCCAGAATGTGCTGTTTTCATCCAAATTTGCAGCAGCTGATGTTATTGAG GCTGAAGCTGCAGGCTGGGGTGAAGAAGAGGAGTTGAACTGGGAAGATGATACTAACTGGTAA